The proteins below are encoded in one region of Synechococcales cyanobacterium T60_A2020_003:
- a CDS encoding sodium:proton antiporter translates to MLLSPVFANLPQDAVALNLERFLIVLAVSLGVATLSRFVGWLRQTPYTLLLVIVGLGLALLNVRLINLSPDLILLIFLPPLLFEAGWNVNWSNFKKDLVPICLYAVLGVLISIMGITVGLKEFAEVSLGTALLIAASLSTTDPISVIALFRELGVDKRLTVLMEGESLFNDGVAVVAFGLLSGFAINGAEFTIQVAIARFLVTAGIGFGVGLLIGFGISYLTQRFDLPLVEQSLTLVAAYGAYAIAEELGGSGVIAVVLVGVILGNYGSQVGMSPRTRLVVSEFWEFLAFLVNSIVFLLIGDQVQFEAMGGNLAPVGITIAAVIASRAISTYGLTSLSNAIAGSDISWKYQTVLWWGGLRGSVSIALALSVPKAFPDRDLIIATVFGVILFTLLVQGLTTQPLLKKLDMLGDQPLRQKYLEAIARRVALNRVLSYLNQQCDRLEIEPTLCLSQASQIKLQLETVQQEILDMQEQNPELKDLEAEQLRTEALAIEADTYAEFIRTGRLNGKLSPVVQQILLEAEGREEVKGT, encoded by the coding sequence ATGCTGCTGTCGCCTGTCTTTGCCAACTTGCCTCAAGATGCAGTGGCGCTCAATCTGGAGCGCTTTTTGATTGTGTTAGCTGTTTCGCTGGGGGTAGCAACCCTGTCCCGATTTGTGGGATGGCTCCGTCAAACGCCCTACACGCTCCTGCTTGTGATTGTGGGACTGGGGTTGGCGCTGCTGAATGTTCGGCTGATCAACCTTTCACCCGATCTGATTCTGCTGATTTTCCTGCCCCCGCTTTTATTCGAGGCTGGATGGAACGTCAATTGGAGCAACTTTAAAAAAGATCTGGTTCCTATCTGTCTCTACGCGGTTTTGGGCGTTTTGATTTCGATTATGGGGATCACCGTCGGGCTGAAAGAGTTTGCAGAGGTTTCCCTCGGAACGGCTTTATTAATCGCAGCCAGCCTATCGACAACAGATCCGATTTCGGTGATTGCCCTGTTTCGAGAGTTAGGGGTTGATAAGCGGCTGACCGTTCTCATGGAAGGTGAAAGCCTGTTCAACGATGGGGTTGCCGTCGTGGCGTTTGGTTTGCTGTCCGGGTTTGCCATTAACGGGGCAGAGTTCACCATCCAGGTGGCGATCGCCCGTTTCCTCGTCACGGCAGGCATTGGGTTTGGGGTTGGCCTGTTGATCGGTTTTGGCATTTCCTATCTCACCCAGCGCTTTGACCTCCCCTTGGTAGAGCAGTCGTTAACTTTGGTGGCAGCCTACGGAGCCTATGCGATCGCCGAAGAATTGGGCGGATCAGGGGTAATTGCCGTTGTTCTCGTTGGGGTTATTCTCGGCAACTACGGTTCCCAGGTGGGCATGAGTCCGCGCACGCGGTTGGTTGTATCAGAGTTCTGGGAATTTCTGGCGTTTTTGGTGAACTCGATCGTGTTTCTCCTGATTGGAGATCAGGTGCAGTTTGAGGCCATGGGGGGCAATCTTGCGCCTGTGGGGATCACGATCGCGGCGGTGATTGCTTCTCGCGCCATCAGTACCTACGGGCTGACCAGTCTGAGCAATGCGATCGCCGGATCAGACATTTCCTGGAAATATCAGACCGTGCTGTGGTGGGGGGGCTTACGAGGGTCGGTTTCGATTGCGCTGGCTCTGAGTGTACCGAAGGCGTTTCCCGACCGAGATTTGATTATTGCAACGGTATTCGGAGTCATTCTGTTCACGCTGCTCGTTCAGGGACTCACGACCCAACCTTTGTTAAAAAAACTGGATATGCTTGGGGATCAGCCCTTGCGCCAGAAATATCTGGAGGCGATCGCCCGTCGGGTCGCCTTGAATCGAGTCTTGTCTTATCTAAATCAGCAGTGCGATCGTTTAGAAATTGAACCGACCCTTTGTCTATCACAAGCTAGCCAGATCAAGCTGCAACTGGAAACGGTTCAGCAGGAAATTTTAGATATGCAGGAGCAGAACCCAGAACTAAAAGACCTAGAAGCAGAACAACTGCGGACGGAAGCCTTAGCCATTGAGGCAGACACCTATGCTGAGTTTATCCGCACCGGACGACTGAACGGGAAGCTTTCCCCTGTGGTGCAACAGATTCTCTTGGAGGCAGAAGGTCGGGAAGAGGTGAAGGGAACATAG
- a CDS encoding DUF2301 domain-containing membrane protein, protein MASSASSPSDLSPDAPVYQGQFGEFAITRSDRQGVILYRTGLAIAAVSFAIATGIVLGISPLSTGWLTGITVLYGLFSLGLGLSLWTIHIYLRPLHRALQAFWGIGTISALVLAIAAPEPLAAAVFYHPALLWGMGFTFAALTGIFFKEAFCFDRLETKLLTPLVPLLLLGHMTSILTTPWEKAGLAVWAILLLVFAARKCIQPIPPDIGDKSVFEYLERQRTEIRTEA, encoded by the coding sequence CCCCTGATGCTCCCGTTTATCAAGGGCAATTTGGTGAATTCGCGATTACGAGGAGCGATCGCCAAGGGGTGATCCTGTATCGAACTGGATTAGCGATCGCCGCCGTTAGTTTTGCGATCGCCACTGGCATTGTGCTTGGCATTTCGCCCTTGTCTACCGGATGGCTGACCGGAATCACGGTTTTGTATGGACTGTTTTCGCTGGGATTGGGGCTGAGCCTCTGGACCATCCATATCTACCTCCGACCGCTGCATCGGGCACTTCAAGCCTTTTGGGGGATAGGTACGATTAGCGCCCTGGTGCTGGCGATCGCCGCTCCAGAACCGTTAGCTGCCGCCGTGTTTTACCATCCAGCTTTACTCTGGGGAATGGGCTTCACCTTTGCCGCCCTAACCGGAATTTTCTTCAAGGAAGCCTTCTGTTTCGACCGCTTGGAAACCAAACTCTTAACACCGTTGGTACCCCTGCTGTTACTGGGGCACATGACCAGCATTCTAACGACACCGTGGGAGAAAGCAGGACTGGCGGTTTGGGCGATCTTATTGTTGGTTTTTGCGGCTCGAAAGTGTATTCAGCCAATCCCGCCCGATATTGGCGATAAAAGCGTTTTTGAGTATCTAGAACGGCAGCGCACGGAGATAAGGACTGAGGCATAG
- a CDS encoding branched-chain amino acid transaminase, with product MQNFLSIAYFKGQFVPFADANLSIATHALHYGTGAFGGLRGIPDPQNDNQILLFRLDRHCQRLSNSARFLQYDLPPETIQQVIVDFVLKNQPRTSFYIRPFVYTSDLGIAPRLHKVEKDFFVYGLELGDYLSPEGVACRISSWYRQEDRSFPLRGKISGAYITSSLAKTEAVESGFDEAILLNSQGKVSEASGMNIFIVRNGTLITPGFEQDILEGITRDSVLTIARNLGIPVVERPIDKSELIIADEVFLSGTAAKVTPVRKIENYTLSSDRPITEKLRHALTEITEGRNLEYEDWVFRIAL from the coding sequence ATGCAGAATTTCTTATCCATCGCGTACTTCAAAGGTCAGTTTGTACCCTTCGCAGATGCGAATCTTTCCATTGCCACTCATGCGCTGCACTACGGGACGGGCGCATTTGGCGGACTCCGAGGCATTCCCGATCCTCAAAATGACAATCAAATCCTGCTCTTTCGTCTGGATCGGCACTGTCAGCGTTTGAGCAACAGCGCGCGCTTCTTGCAGTACGACCTACCGCCCGAAACCATTCAGCAGGTGATTGTGGATTTTGTGCTGAAGAACCAACCCCGCACGTCCTTTTATATTCGTCCGTTTGTGTACACCTCGGATTTAGGCATTGCCCCCCGGTTGCACAAGGTTGAAAAGGATTTCTTTGTCTACGGGTTGGAGTTGGGGGATTACCTGTCCCCAGAAGGGGTGGCCTGCCGCATTAGCTCCTGGTATCGCCAAGAAGACCGCAGCTTTCCGCTTCGGGGCAAAATCAGCGGAGCTTACATCACCTCTTCCCTTGCTAAAACTGAGGCTGTGGAATCGGGGTTTGATGAGGCAATCCTCCTCAACTCCCAGGGGAAAGTGAGCGAGGCATCAGGAATGAACATCTTCATCGTTCGCAATGGCACGCTGATCACTCCTGGATTTGAGCAAGATATTTTGGAGGGCATCACACGGGACAGCGTTCTCACCATTGCCCGCAATTTGGGCATTCCCGTTGTGGAACGCCCGATTGATAAGTCAGAGCTGATCATTGCCGATGAGGTATTCCTGAGCGGAACTGCTGCCAAGGTCACGCCCGTTCGCAAAATTGAAAACTATACCCTGTCGAGCGATCGCCCCATCACCGAAAAACTGCGCCACGCCCTGACCGAAATCACCGAGGGACGTAATCTAGAGTATGAGGACTGGGTGTTTCGGATTGCGCTCTAA
- a CDS encoding YdcF family protein → MVYFFQRTEIWTLTWQGWIVAAIALSLGFMASIRWIYPFLAVSRPLSKADVAVVEGWIPDDVLKTLVADLQRYSLVITTGHPVYYGRYLTGYDSFSEVAADSLVLFGLPDDAVTPIPSTWVKRNRTFSSAIAVRDWLLQTHPDIQAVNLYSMGPHARRSWLIFRRALHPIQVGIYTAAPPDYEPQQWWQSSSGTRTVLAEAISYLYASLVTWTR, encoded by the coding sequence ATGGTCTATTTCTTTCAACGCACCGAAATCTGGACACTCACTTGGCAGGGCTGGATCGTGGCGGCGATCGCCCTTAGTTTAGGCTTCATGGCCAGCATCCGATGGATTTATCCGTTTTTGGCGGTCAGCCGTCCCCTTTCCAAGGCAGACGTGGCGGTGGTGGAAGGCTGGATTCCCGATGATGTGCTGAAAACCCTGGTTGCCGACCTTCAACGTTACTCTTTAGTGATAACGACGGGGCATCCAGTCTACTATGGACGCTACTTGACTGGATACGACAGCTTTTCGGAAGTGGCTGCCGATAGCCTCGTTCTGTTTGGATTACCTGACGATGCCGTAACCCCTATTCCAAGTACCTGGGTAAAACGCAATCGCACATTTTCCTCTGCGATCGCCGTGCGGGACTGGCTTTTGCAAACCCATCCTGACATCCAGGCCGTCAACCTATACTCGATGGGGCCCCATGCTCGACGGAGTTGGCTCATCTTTCGTCGAGCGCTTCATCCCATTCAGGTAGGTATCTACACGGCTGCACCGCCGGATTATGAGCCTCAGCAATGGTGGCAAAGCAGTAGCGGCACTCGCACCGTCTTAGCAGAGGCGATTAGTTATCTTTACGCCTCTCTGGTGACGTGGACTCGCTAA